One window of the Silurus meridionalis isolate SWU-2019-XX chromosome 24, ASM1480568v1, whole genome shotgun sequence genome contains the following:
- the gyg2 gene encoding glycogenin-2 — MPEAYQAFVTLATTDPYCMGSLVVGKCLRRHGTTRKLVAMVSPNISTEARLSLEDVFDEVIVVDMLDSRDRAHLFWLGRPDLGITFTKLHCWTLTQYTKCVFLDADTLVLCNVDELFDREELSAAPDPGWPDCFNSGVFVFRPSLETHSRLLEHAKMCGSFDGGDQGLLNTFFSDWAIKDINKHLPFIYNLSANAIYTYLPAFHKYGHQAKIVHFLGRYKPWHIPNKQQPPTDAPQWDTNRNLDKYVDQWWAEYYGHTKMHADEPQELQDVEHTEQLGMSEAVPCSIQAPTSWHSSQPSVTSPTTPHPHPHSHELVPQAEEREEKEPSELLTELTLNAPSSSTCHQLEDTCLKPDDLSKAEAEILEQSQFQEPPVEQKQEEVISGVESVLSEAASNTEVSNANLEHRKRWEEGRIDYLGKDAFENIRMKLDQFLD; from the exons ATGCCAG AGGCTTACCAGGCTTTTGTGACTCTGGCTACTACTGATCCCTACTGCATGGGGAGTCTAGTGGTGGGCAAGTGCTTGCGAAGGCATGGAACAACTCGAAAACTGGTGGCGATGGTGTCTCCGAACATTAGCACAGAGGCACG TTTGTCTTTGGAAGATGTGTTTGATGAGGTTATTGTGGTGGACATGTTGGACAGCCGGGACAGAGCTCATCTCTTCTGGCTTGGGCGTCCAGATCTGGGAATCACTTTTACCAAGCTTCACTGTTGGACACTTACACAGTACACCAAATGTGTGTTCCTGGATGCTGATACACTT GTGTTGTGTAATGTTGATGAGCTGTTTGATCGAGAAGAGCTCTCTGCAGCTCCAGATCCAGGCTGGCCCGACTGCTTCAACTCTGGTGTATTTGTATTCAGACCGTCACTGGAGACCCACTCACGCCTGCTGGAACATGCCAAGATGTGTGGCAGCTTTGATG gaGGTGATCAGGggcttttaaatacttttttcagTGACTGGGCAATAAAGGACATCAATAAGCATCTACCGTTTATTTACAACCTCAGCGCCAATGCGATCTACACCTATTTGCCGGCTTTTCACAA ATATGGCCATCAAGCAAAGATTGTGCACTTCCTAGGAAGGTACAAGCCCTGGCATATTCCAAACAAGCAGCAACCACCCACTGACGCTCCTCAATGGGATACCAACAGGAACTTAGACAAATATGTGGACCAGTGGTGGGCGGAGTATTACGGCCACACAAAAATGCATGCAGATGAGCCTCAGGAGCTCCAGGATGTTGAACACACTGAGCAACTGGGCATGTCAGAGGCTGTACCCTGTTCTATACAAGCGCCCACTTCATGGCAT aGTTCACAGCCCTCTGTGACATCACCCACCACTCCTCATCCTCACCCTCACAGCCATGAGTTAGTCCCTCAGgcagaggagagagaagagaaagaaccTAGTGAATTGCTTACGGAGCTGACGCTGAATGCACCGAGCTCAAGCACATGTCATCAGCTGGAGGACACG TGTCTTAAACCTGACGACTTATCCAAAGCCGAGGCTGAGATTTTGGAACAGTCCCAGTTTCAGGAACCACCGGTTGAACAAAAACAGGAAGAAGTCATCTCAGGAGTAGAATCAGTTCTCTCAGAGGCTGCATCAAACACT